TAGGGGATGATGTGCTGTGAATCGTTCTACCATATTTCATAATCCACTCTTTCGCAAGCTTGCGTTCTTCGCCGCGTTGCTGATTGGATGGCAATTGCTGGCGATCCTGGGAATCTATCCCGAGTACGTTTTTCCAACCCCACTCGGCGTCGCGCGCACGCTCACGCGCGGATTCCAAAATGGAACGTTCATCCTGGGAATCCTCACGAGCATGGAACGCATCATAATTGGGTTTGGCATCTCCGCGATACTCGGCACTACGCTAGGACTCGCGCTCGGTCGCATCCGCGTGCTCGACGACACCATCGGCGCGGTCGTGCTCGGTCTGCAAGCACTGCCTTCGATTTGTTGGCTGCCGCTCGCGCTGTTGTGGTTCGGGTTGAGCGAGACCGCGATGTTGTTCGTCGTCGTGATGGGCGCGTTGCTCGCCATCACGACCGCGACCGAAGCCGGCGTCAAGAATACGCCGCCGCTTTACTTGCGCGCGGCGCGCAACCTCGGCGCACGCGGCTGGAAGATGTACGCGCGAGTGATCCTCCCTGCCGCGTTACCTTCGATCATCACGGGGATGAAACTGGGATGGTCCTTCGCGTGGCGCTCGTTGATGGCGGCGGAATTGCTCTACGTGTCGCTCGGCTTGGGACAATTGTTGACGATGGGACGCGAGTTGAATGATATGAGCCAGGTCATCGCGGTGATGTTCGTCATCATCGCGATTGGATTGATCGTGGACCGTCTCGTGTTCGCGCCGATTGAAGCGCGCGTGCGCGAACGATGGGGCTTGGTGGGATAATCAGAAAAAGACCCTGCGGGTTTCGTAGACCCGCAGGGTCTTTTCATGTTGTCGGTACCGTAAACCAAAACCTGCTTCCCTTGCCACGTTCACTCTCCACGCCGATTTTTCCACCCATCGCTTCAATCAACGATTTCGCGATCGCTAACCCCAAGCCAGTCCCGCCACTCGCACGCGCGCGCGATTTGTCGCCGCGATAAAATCGGTCGAACACGCGCGGCAAATCTTCCGGCGCGATGCCATCGCCAGTGTCCTGGACGCTCACCGTCACAAATTCTGGTTGACCATCGAACACGGAACACCGAACACGAATCGCTCCCCCACTCGGCGTGTGCCGCAACGCGTTTGATAGCAAGTTCCGGAAAACCTGGGCAAGCCGATCTGGGTCGGCGCGCGCGAGCAACGCGTCCGATGCATCACACGTCACGCGTACATTCTGCAAATCCGCCGCCGCTTGGAAATTCGCGACTGCCGTTTGCGCGAGCGCGGCAACCTCCACCGCCTGCACATTGAGCGGCAGTTGCCCCGACTCGGCGAGCGAAAGCTCGCGCAGATCGTTGACGAGCCGCGCGAGCACGCGCGTTTCGTCGTACAGCGTCGCGATTTCCGCGCGGTCGAGCGGGTACACTTCATCGAGCATCGCACTCAGGTTGCCTTGCAGAACGGTGAGCGGTGTTCGCAATTCGTGCGCGATGTCCGCCATCAAATTTCGGCGCAAGGTTTCCGCGCGTTGTAGTTCGTCCGCCATCGTGTTGA
The Chloroflexota bacterium genome window above contains:
- a CDS encoding ABC transporter permease, which gives rise to MLAILGIYPEYVFPTPLGVARTLTRGFQNGTFILGILTSMERIIIGFGISAILGTTLGLALGRIRVLDDTIGAVVLGLQALPSICWLPLALLWFGLSETAMLFVVVMGALLAITTATEAGVKNTPPLYLRAARNLGARGWKMYARVILPAALPSIITGMKLGWSFAWRSLMAAELLYVSLGLGQLLTMGRELNDMSQVIAVMFVIIAIGLIVDRLVFAPIEARVRERWGLVG
- a CDS encoding HAMP domain-containing histidine kinase, whose translation is MNRLWVRLTLAFLIVTLVGVAVVALIADWSANNTFRQYLARQDALTQSGALDALAAFYQQRGTWDGVETMLVNANLVLPAGRGRGQASQGRGRPPLVLADASGRVVFDERGTMVGTTISPEDRAGALQVVSDGKTVGYLLFGSQGRGALAPGEQAFLDQLRVGFIVAGLIASTLGVLLGLVISRTVAAPLAQVAQAARGFAARDWHARASVRGAEEIAEVAREFNTMADELQRAETLRRNLMADIAHELRTPLTVLQGNLSAMLDEVYPLDRAEIATLYDETRVLARLVNDLRELSLAESGQLPLNVQAVEVAALAQTAVANFQAAADLQNVRVTCDASDALLARADPDRLAQVFRNLLSNALRHTPSGGAIRVRCSVFDGQPEFVTVSVQDTGDGIAPEDLPRVFDRFYRGDKSRARASGGTGLGLAIAKSLIEAMGGKIGVESERGKGSRFWFTVPTT